In the Prochlorococcus sp. MIT 1307 genome, one interval contains:
- a CDS encoding M61 family metallopeptidase: MNHKELDAHVHVAIDLTSPRNQEFKVTIKFKPKSKLVRFILPVWTPGSYKIRDHAQYLFDLNIAQDNKCIEPKRVEASAWEIEVVNLSNITIEYRIEARELTVRTCYIDPDFASISLSAAVLLIDGYRNTAYQLLVNLPSNWKAYIPLVRTKSTYYAQDYDHFVDAPLTAGEFGSEPFFVQEKKHRLVLAGKIPKKLPIEFLHHLENVCEACCQVMREEPPSGDNYLLVIQILDKAYGGLEHDNCAVIQYDWRTLAESSGYRRLLQLVGHEYFHQWNVRRLRPIEYNSYNYNKSIITDSLWFAEGITSYFDLALPMIAGITSIDEFICDLSKEITIVLSTPGSSYQTIADSSREAWIKLYNSTIVSSSTQVNYYHFGAILAFCLDIRLRKVNSSLSAFLRTIWHIYGKTGRGYSRSDIKQELSYIDNNLSEELDLWLDGKNTLPLDNSINLVGMTLEQSPLKKIYTGLVTTDKESYFLVKRVDRDSPASNAGLIVNDEIIAVNNFRIKHSNDIDNLIIPEQKSLITYSRQGLVKQSYLFADTINEKKWHLKVDSKAHESCSALRQEWLKII; the protein is encoded by the coding sequence ATGAATCACAAGGAATTAGATGCACATGTTCACGTAGCAATAGATTTAACTAGCCCAAGAAATCAAGAATTTAAAGTTACTATAAAGTTCAAACCAAAATCAAAGTTAGTCAGATTTATCTTACCAGTATGGACTCCAGGATCTTATAAGATAAGAGATCACGCACAATATTTGTTTGATTTAAATATTGCTCAGGATAATAAATGTATAGAACCAAAAAGGGTTGAAGCTAGTGCTTGGGAGATAGAAGTAGTTAATTTATCTAATATTACTATAGAGTATCGGATTGAAGCAAGAGAATTGACTGTTAGAACATGTTATATAGACCCTGATTTTGCTTCTATATCTCTTTCAGCAGCTGTTTTACTTATTGATGGTTATCGCAATACAGCCTATCAGTTATTAGTCAACTTACCATCTAATTGGAAAGCTTATATTCCTCTTGTTAGAACAAAATCTACATATTATGCCCAAGATTATGATCATTTTGTAGATGCTCCATTAACAGCAGGTGAATTTGGTTCTGAACCATTTTTTGTTCAGGAAAAAAAACACAGGTTGGTTTTAGCAGGTAAGATCCCTAAAAAACTCCCAATTGAATTTCTTCACCATCTAGAGAATGTATGCGAAGCTTGTTGTCAAGTTATGAGAGAAGAGCCACCATCAGGCGACAATTATTTACTTGTTATTCAGATTCTTGATAAAGCTTATGGTGGGTTAGAACATGATAATTGTGCAGTAATTCAATATGACTGGAGGACTTTAGCTGAATCATCAGGCTATCGTAGACTTCTTCAGTTAGTTGGTCATGAATATTTCCACCAATGGAATGTTCGCAGATTAAGACCAATTGAATATAACTCTTATAACTATAACAAGTCGATCATAACGGACTCATTATGGTTTGCTGAAGGGATTACAAGTTACTTTGACTTGGCTCTTCCAATGATTGCAGGCATTACAAGTATTGATGAATTTATCTGCGATCTTTCTAAAGAAATAACAATAGTTCTCAGTACCCCAGGAAGTAGCTATCAGACAATCGCTGACAGTTCAAGAGAGGCTTGGATTAAATTATATAATTCTACAATAGTTAGTTCATCAACTCAGGTTAATTACTATCATTTTGGAGCAATACTTGCTTTTTGTCTTGATATTAGATTGAGAAAAGTTAATTCCTCATTATCAGCTTTCTTAAGGACGATTTGGCATATTTATGGTAAGACGGGTAGAGGCTATTCAAGGTCTGATATTAAACAAGAATTATCATATATAGATAATAACTTATCTGAGGAATTAGATTTATGGTTAGATGGTAAAAATACATTACCACTAGACAATTCAATCAATTTAGTTGGAATGACCTTAGAACAATCGCCGTTAAAAAAAATATATACTGGTTTAGTAACCACAGATAAAGAATCCTATTTTTTGGTAAAAAGAGTTGATAGAGATAGTCCTGCATCTAATGCCGGACTAATTGTGAATGATGAGATAATCGCTGTAAATAATTTCAGAATAAAACATAGTAATGATATTGATAATTTAATAATACCTGAACAAAAATCTTTGATTACTTACTCTAGACAGGGACTAGTAAAACAATCTTATTTATTTGCTGATACTATAAATGAAAAGAAATGGCATCTAAAGGTCGATAGTAAAGCTCATGAATCTTGTTCTGCATTACGTCAAGAATGGTTGAAAATAATTTAA
- the leuS gene encoding leucine--tRNA ligase has protein sequence MKEQQPNTSPLEKASDRYNPRELEEQWQKHWSSAGLYRTPVPKKGQKRFYALSMFPYPSGTLHMGHVRNYVITDVIARLQRMRGNAVLHPMGWDAFGLPAENAAIERGIEPEVWTNQNISQMKAQLEQLGLSIDWSREQTTCHKNYYKWTQYIFLELFEAGLAYQKEATVNWDPIDKTVLANEQVDSEGKSWRSGAKVIKKELKQWFLRITDYAEELLNDLNKLPDWPERVRTMQANWIGRSKGLEIDFKIESKTDKIITVFTTRPDTIYGCTFIVLAPESKIINEIVKYDMISKVDKFRNDTNRLTSFERTSESRESTGIATGEYAINPINGQKVPIWIADYVLTDYGSGAVMAVPAHDQRDFDFANKYQLPIKSVIKNNDRQDKEKNIRLWTGGGKLENSEEYNGLNNVEAKAKIIKLAIDKAWGRSKTEYRLRDWLISRQRYWGCPIPIIQCEECGQVPIEKDDLPVELPKEIDNNTNDISKHNSLEEWSNICCPLCGKKAKRETDTMDTFMCSSWYFLRFADPGNLEAPFNKQQIKKWLPVNQYVGGIEHAILHLLYSRFITKALKQRDLHDLDEPFQKLLTQGMVQGRTFRNKTTGKYIKASKISNVKQPIDPDTGEKVEIIYEKMSKSKYNGVDPSVVIEKYGADTARMFILFKAPPEKDLEWNDSDVEGQYRFILRIWKLTISYLNKHSCRIKDNQSILIHSELNQNEKTLNRATHNAIKSITEDLDHGLQLNTAISELMKLTNAMNENINKIDCRVATNSISVLIRLLAPFAPHIAEELWTKLGGTKSVHLQSWPIYSPEALITDTFNLIIQIKGKVRGCISVASDTSVKELEKIALSSDIAKKWLNGSDPTRIIVVPNKLVNLVP, from the coding sequence TAGGTATAACCCTCGTGAGCTTGAAGAGCAATGGCAAAAACATTGGTCTAGTGCTGGTTTATATCGCACTCCAGTCCCCAAAAAAGGCCAAAAGCGATTTTATGCGCTCTCAATGTTTCCTTACCCTTCTGGAACACTTCATATGGGGCATGTAAGGAATTATGTCATCACAGATGTGATTGCTAGATTGCAAAGAATGAGAGGTAATGCCGTTTTACATCCAATGGGGTGGGACGCATTTGGCTTGCCAGCTGAAAATGCTGCCATTGAAAGAGGTATAGAGCCAGAGGTTTGGACCAACCAAAATATCTCCCAAATGAAGGCTCAACTTGAGCAACTAGGTTTGTCTATAGATTGGAGTAGAGAACAAACTACCTGTCATAAAAACTACTATAAATGGACACAATATATATTTTTAGAGTTATTTGAAGCAGGGCTAGCATATCAAAAAGAAGCAACTGTTAACTGGGATCCAATAGATAAAACTGTATTAGCAAATGAACAAGTAGATTCCGAAGGGAAATCATGGAGATCAGGTGCAAAAGTTATCAAAAAAGAATTAAAGCAATGGTTTCTAAGGATTACTGACTATGCTGAAGAACTATTAAATGATTTAAATAAACTGCCTGATTGGCCAGAGAGAGTAAGAACAATGCAAGCAAATTGGATAGGTCGTTCTAAAGGCTTAGAAATAGATTTTAAAATTGAAAGTAAAACAGATAAAATAATAACTGTCTTTACAACAAGACCCGATACAATTTATGGCTGTACATTTATTGTATTAGCACCGGAGAGTAAGATTATAAATGAAATAGTCAAATATGATATGATTTCTAAAGTTGATAAGTTCAGAAATGATACTAATAGATTAACATCTTTTGAAAGAACATCTGAAAGTAGAGAAAGTACAGGAATAGCTACTGGGGAATATGCTATAAATCCAATAAATGGACAGAAGGTTCCAATTTGGATAGCCGATTACGTACTAACTGATTACGGATCAGGAGCTGTCATGGCTGTGCCAGCTCATGACCAACGTGATTTTGATTTTGCAAATAAATATCAACTACCAATAAAATCAGTTATAAAAAATAATGATAGGCAAGACAAAGAGAAAAATATTAGATTATGGACAGGAGGAGGAAAACTCGAGAATTCAGAAGAATATAATGGATTAAATAATGTTGAGGCAAAAGCGAAAATAATTAAATTGGCGATAGATAAAGCATGGGGGAGAAGTAAAACCGAATATCGCTTAAGAGACTGGTTAATATCACGCCAAAGATACTGGGGTTGTCCAATTCCAATTATTCAATGTGAGGAATGTGGCCAAGTTCCAATAGAGAAAGATGATTTACCAGTAGAGCTTCCGAAAGAAATTGACAACAATACCAATGATATATCAAAACATAATAGTCTAGAAGAATGGAGCAATATATGCTGCCCTCTTTGTGGGAAAAAAGCCAAAAGAGAGACAGATACAATGGATACATTTATGTGTTCTTCATGGTATTTCCTAAGATTTGCAGACCCAGGAAATTTAGAAGCTCCATTTAATAAGCAACAAATAAAGAAATGGTTGCCAGTCAATCAATATGTAGGAGGTATCGAGCATGCAATTCTGCACCTACTATATTCTAGATTTATAACAAAAGCATTAAAGCAAAGAGACTTACATGATCTTGATGAACCTTTTCAAAAGCTTCTTACTCAAGGCATGGTGCAAGGAAGAACCTTTAGAAATAAAACTACTGGTAAATACATAAAAGCTTCTAAAATATCTAATGTCAAACAACCTATTGATCCTGATACTGGTGAGAAAGTAGAAATAATCTACGAAAAAATGTCTAAGTCCAAATATAATGGTGTTGATCCATCTGTGGTTATTGAAAAGTATGGAGCTGATACAGCTAGAATGTTTATCCTTTTTAAGGCTCCTCCCGAAAAAGATTTAGAGTGGAATGATTCTGATGTTGAAGGTCAATATAGGTTTATTTTAAGGATATGGAAATTAACTATTTCTTACTTAAACAAACATTCCTGTAGGATAAAGGATAATCAAAGCATTTTAATACATTCGGAGTTAAATCAGAATGAAAAGACATTAAATCGAGCTACACATAATGCCATTAAATCAATTACAGAGGACTTAGATCACGGATTACAACTTAACACAGCTATATCTGAACTTATGAAATTAACAAATGCAATGAATGAAAATATAAATAAAATAGATTGCAGAGTGGCGACTAATTCCATATCAGTTCTAATTAGGTTATTAGCGCCATTTGCTCCTCATATTGCTGAAGAGCTTTGGACAAAATTAGGAGGTACAAAAAGTGTTCATTTACAGTCATGGCCTATTTATAGTCCAGAAGCATTAATAACAGATACCTTTAATCTAATAATTCAAATAAAAGGAAAGGTTAGGGGTTGTATTTCTGTTGCCTCTGATACTAGCGTTAAAGAATTAGAAAAAATTGCATTAAGTAGTGACATAGCTAAGAAATGGCTTAATGGCTCCGACCCTACAAGAATAATTGTTGTACCAAACAAACTAGTAAATCTTGTTCCATAA
- a CDS encoding glucose-6-phosphate isomerase, with translation MTLPDFSINSPQKQWHRFCELLWFDESLKIWLDVSRMNINAIDLNRFAPLFKKAFDAIDDLESGSIANQDESRQVGHYWLRNSGLAPNKGISDKIEKEIERIHSFANKIINGQLKAPNGKNFTDVLWIGIGGSGLGPLLIVRALEMSGNPLNIHFIDNVDPNGINKILKDIHDSLSTTLFVTVSKSGGTPEPRIAMEQARFRLESIKGNWPSQAVAITMVDSQLDKLARKECWLNTFDMPDWVGGRTSITSAVGLLPAAFVGADIKKFLSGASLMDNLTRNHDFLENPASLLALAWWKSGEGKGSRDMVILPYRDRLEVFSRYLQQLVMESLGKRLDRNGKLVNQGLSVYGNKGSTDQHAYVQQLRDGLDNYFATFIEVLTDDEEIKTINNRNPGDFLSGFMQGTRTALTEAGKQSVTITISKFDTTSLGALIALFERAVSLYAELININAYHQPGVEAGKKAASNILGLKEEIIDLLSDRVSRSISEINDLTSGDNSESIYFILRHHLANNMNYNVKGNWSKPDTLRFKLN, from the coding sequence ATGACCCTTCCTGATTTCAGTATTAATAGTCCACAGAAGCAATGGCATCGGTTTTGTGAACTTCTATGGTTTGATGAGTCACTAAAAATATGGCTTGATGTTAGTAGAATGAACATAAATGCTATTGATTTAAATAGATTCGCTCCATTATTTAAAAAAGCTTTTGATGCTATCGATGACTTAGAGTCAGGATCAATAGCCAACCAAGATGAAAGTAGGCAGGTTGGACACTATTGGCTACGTAATTCTGGTTTAGCTCCTAATAAGGGAATTTCAGATAAAATTGAAAAAGAAATTGAGCGTATACATTCATTTGCAAACAAAATAATAAATGGCCAGTTAAAAGCTCCAAATGGAAAGAATTTTACTGACGTCTTGTGGATAGGTATCGGTGGAAGTGGATTGGGCCCTCTACTTATAGTTCGGGCATTAGAAATGAGTGGAAACCCATTAAATATACATTTTATTGATAATGTTGACCCCAATGGAATTAATAAGATCTTAAAGGATATACATGATTCACTATCTACAACGCTTTTTGTCACTGTCAGTAAATCTGGAGGAACTCCGGAGCCTCGAATAGCAATGGAACAAGCGCGTTTTCGATTGGAATCTATTAAAGGTAATTGGCCCTCCCAGGCTGTAGCAATAACTATGGTTGATAGTCAACTGGATAAGCTAGCCAGAAAAGAATGCTGGTTAAACACATTTGATATGCCTGATTGGGTTGGTGGAAGAACAAGTATTACCAGTGCTGTTGGTCTTTTACCAGCAGCTTTTGTTGGAGCTGACATTAAGAAATTTCTATCAGGTGCATCCTTGATGGACAATTTAACTCGTAATCATGACTTTTTAGAAAATCCTGCTTCTCTTTTGGCTTTAGCATGGTGGAAATCTGGTGAAGGTAAAGGGTCTAGAGACATGGTTATACTTCCTTATAGAGATAGGCTGGAAGTATTTAGTCGCTATCTTCAACAATTAGTAATGGAATCTTTAGGAAAACGATTAGATAGAAATGGTAAATTAGTAAATCAGGGCTTATCTGTATACGGTAACAAGGGTTCTACTGATCAACATGCATATGTGCAGCAGTTAAGAGATGGACTTGATAATTATTTTGCAACTTTTATAGAAGTACTTACGGATGATGAAGAAATTAAAACTATAAATAATAGAAATCCAGGAGACTTTCTTTCAGGATTTATGCAAGGAACTAGAACAGCATTGACCGAAGCGGGTAAACAAAGTGTCACGATAACTATTTCTAAATTTGATACTACTAGCCTTGGTGCATTGATAGCATTATTCGAAAGAGCTGTCTCACTTTATGCCGAATTAATTAATATCAATGCTTATCATCAGCCTGGTGTAGAAGCAGGAAAAAAAGCAGCATCTAATATTCTAGGATTAAAGGAAGAAATTATTGATTTGTTATCAGATAGAGTATCAAGGTCGATTTCTGAGATTAATGACTTAACTTCAGGTGATAATTCTGAGTCTATTTATTTTATACTTAGACACCATCTTGCTAATAATATGAACTATAATGTAAAAGGAAATTGGTCAAAACCTGATACTCTTAGATTTAAGCTTAATTGA